A genome region from Methanolinea sp. includes the following:
- a CDS encoding response regulator — protein sequence MYTVMVIDDSPFIVDIFVTMLQRGGYRTVAAYGGQEALDLLQTVKPDLILLDIMMEPMDGWETLMRIKNDPNLKDIPVMMLTAKQLTPSEAQEYGIYIEDYIMKPITHRELYDAIESQLERRRVMETDIRMAREAGVDEKMIQNYRRLRRSIDINKRLLRILENTYRVGEKEEPGEDDVAMAIRNMAMNIRLQEEQLEEIRSSFAKKPESA from the coding sequence ATGTACACCGTCATGGTGATCGATGACAGTCCCTTCATCGTCGACATCTTCGTTACAATGCTCCAGCGGGGGGGTTACAGGACCGTCGCCGCGTACGGGGGGCAGGAGGCGCTCGACCTCCTCCAGACGGTGAAGCCCGACCTCATCCTGCTCGATATCATGATGGAGCCGATGGACGGGTGGGAGACGCTGATGCGCATCAAGAACGACCCGAACCTGAAGGACATCCCCGTGATGATGCTCACCGCAAAGCAGCTCACCCCGAGCGAGGCGCAGGAGTACGGCATCTACATCGAGGACTACATCATGAAACCCATCACCCACAGGGAGCTCTACGACGCGATAGAGTCCCAGCTCGAACGCCGGAGGGTGATGGAGACGGACATCCGGATGGCCCGGGAGGCAGGCGTCGACGAGAAGATGATCCAGAACTACAGGCGCCTGCGCAGGAGCATCGACATCAACAAGCGCCTCCTCAGGATCCTCGAGAACACGTACCGCGTGGGGGAGAAGGAGGAACCGGGCGAGGACGACGTCGCGATGGCCATCCGGAACATGGCGATGAACATCAGGCTGCAGGAAGAGCAACTCGAGGAGATCCGGTCTTCTTTCGCGAAGAAACCGGAGAGCGCGTGA
- a CDS encoding roadblock/LC7 domain-containing protein — translation MLKEKVKAYIEKIRAIDGVRGCALVSRDGIMLGQSMEKNFNEPWLAAMCATLFASAESASSILGMAPPEDVCVHGGATSIMILGAGEKLLVVVVGDRGFEHTAGARSVEVLAGEIGGSF, via the coding sequence ATGCTGAAGGAAAAGGTGAAGGCATACATCGAGAAGATACGGGCAATCGACGGCGTGAGGGGGTGCGCACTCGTCTCCCGCGACGGGATCATGCTCGGCCAGTCGATGGAGAAGAACTTCAACGAGCCCTGGCTCGCCGCGATGTGCGCGACCCTCTTCGCCTCGGCGGAGTCCGCATCGAGCATCCTCGGGATGGCACCCCCCGAGGACGTCTGCGTGCACGGCGGGGCCACGTCCATCATGATCCTCGGCGCGGGTGAGAAGCTCCTCGTCGTCGTCGTGGGGGACAGGGGCTTTGAGCACACCGCGGGTGCACGGTCCGTCGAGGTCCTCGCCGGCGAGATCGGGGGGTCATTCTAG
- a CDS encoding ARMT1-like domain-containing protein, translating into MRWDSRCVPCLLSRVALECRLCTASEDLAGEVQRECEELLAGLAESPLPHPQVASIVHRHACERLGCRDPFAALKEESTRKALEVCRRVRPRLETFRDLVTASVIGNTFDFGVLSHTVEPDFARFFEEEFEKGLTIDDTDRILPLADRVVYFTDNCGEIVFDRLLVEFLSRRGSHVTVAVRGEPILNDATLADARAVHMERYADLTTTGCGAELGVRPECMPPELARAMETCTLVISKGMANYESLSECTGLPPVAYLMAVKCDPIAEEVGVPRGSKVAILRGGDREGRGRNPDA; encoded by the coding sequence ATGAGGTGGGATTCGCGCTGCGTCCCCTGCCTTCTCTCGCGCGTCGCGCTCGAGTGCAGGCTCTGCACCGCGAGCGAGGATCTCGCGGGGGAGGTACAGAGGGAATGCGAGGAGCTGCTCGCCGGGCTCGCGGAGAGCCCCCTCCCCCACCCGCAGGTCGCGAGCATCGTGCACCGGCACGCCTGCGAGAGACTCGGGTGCAGGGACCCGTTCGCGGCCCTCAAGGAGGAGAGCACGCGCAAGGCCCTCGAGGTGTGCAGGCGGGTCCGGCCACGGCTCGAGACGTTCCGTGACCTCGTGACCGCGAGCGTGATCGGGAACACCTTTGACTTCGGCGTCCTCTCCCACACGGTGGAGCCTGACTTTGCGCGTTTCTTCGAGGAGGAATTCGAAAAGGGGCTCACCATCGACGACACGGACAGGATACTCCCCCTCGCGGACCGCGTCGTGTACTTCACGGACAACTGCGGGGAGATCGTCTTTGACCGCCTCCTCGTCGAGTTCCTCTCCCGGAGGGGCTCGCACGTCACGGTCGCGGTCCGCGGGGAGCCGATCCTGAACGACGCGACGCTGGCAGACGCGCGCGCCGTCCACATGGAGAGGTACGCGGACCTCACCACCACCGGCTGCGGCGCCGAGCTCGGCGTCCGGCCCGAGTGCATGCCGCCGGAACTCGCCCGGGCGATGGAGACCTGCACCCTCGTCATCTCGAAGGGGATGGCAAACTACGAGTCGCTCTCGGAGTGCACGGGGCTCCCCCCTGTCGCGTACCTCATGGCGGTCAAGTGCGACCCCATCGCCGAGGAGGTGGGGGTCCCCCGGGGATCGAAGGTCGCGATCCTGCGCGGGGGGGACCGCGAGGGGAGAGGACGGAACCCCGACGCCTGA
- a CDS encoding YIP1 family protein, with protein MRESVPNKVRGFLFAPTLSFRRAKEEPVRDTVVYVVILAAFYSVMSAVLTALEIFVHPFAFASAGRAPVFDPLLLVPATVAVLVFSLAAAALLGLWLHAFVYIAGGRKGVWQTVKAVFYALTPAFILGWIPVIGLVVGIIWSVVTGVVGVRELHGLSDARAAIAVVLAVVLAAAIAIAVLGAVFLAVISRIPLTA; from the coding sequence ATGAGAGAGTCCGTCCCGAACAAGGTCCGCGGTTTCCTCTTTGCCCCCACGCTCTCGTTCCGGAGGGCAAAGGAGGAACCAGTGCGGGACACCGTGGTGTACGTGGTCATCCTCGCCGCCTTCTACTCCGTGATGAGCGCTGTCCTCACCGCGCTCGAGATATTCGTCCACCCCTTCGCCTTCGCCTCCGCAGGCCGGGCCCCGGTTTTCGACCCCCTCCTCCTCGTCCCCGCGACGGTCGCGGTCCTCGTCTTCTCCCTCGCCGCGGCTGCACTCCTCGGCCTCTGGCTCCACGCCTTCGTGTACATCGCCGGCGGGAGGAAGGGCGTCTGGCAGACCGTGAAAGCGGTCTTCTACGCCCTCACGCCGGCGTTCATCCTCGGCTGGATACCCGTGATCGGGCTCGTCGTGGGGATCATCTGGTCGGTCGTCACCGGCGTCGTGGGGGTCCGCGAGCTCCACGGGCTCTCCGACGCGCGGGCGGCAATCGCCGTCGTCCTCGCGGTCGTCCTCGCGGCCGCGATCGCGATTGCCGTCCTCGGCGCGGTCTTCCTCGCGGTCATCTCGCGCATCCCGCTGACCGCGTGA
- a CDS encoding NfeD family protein produces MVELVGLSFGWILIILGTFFLVVEASNPGFFIAVPGTVMIILGAMILLGVDVFSGPLGLVVGVAAAVCVSLFTIWLYRRINPGDTVPVTVSRDSLVGREGRVVRRVVPGTLSGKVLVSGQEWSARSRSGEIPVGATVRVVEAEGVHVVVEEVR; encoded by the coding sequence ATGGTCGAACTGGTGGGCCTCTCGTTCGGGTGGATCCTGATCATCCTCGGGACATTCTTCCTCGTCGTCGAGGCCTCGAACCCGGGGTTCTTCATCGCGGTCCCGGGGACAGTGATGATCATCCTCGGCGCGATGATACTCCTCGGCGTCGACGTCTTCTCCGGGCCGCTCGGGCTGGTGGTCGGAGTTGCCGCCGCGGTGTGCGTCTCGCTCTTCACGATCTGGCTGTACCGCCGGATCAACCCCGGGGACACCGTCCCCGTGACCGTGAGCCGCGACTCCCTCGTGGGGAGGGAAGGGCGCGTGGTCCGCCGCGTCGTCCCCGGCACGCTCTCGGGCAAGGTCCTCGTCTCCGGGCAGGAGTGGAGCGCCCGCAGCAGGAGCGGCGAGATCCCCGTGGGGGCGACGGTGAGGGTCGTCGAGGCAGAAGGGGTCCACGTCGTGGTCGAGGAGGTGAGGTGA
- a CDS encoding stomatin-like protein has product MAVVETLVTFFLIIAVVIIFARGVVIIQPYEQGLSIRLGRYTGRMNPGFRWVFPLITNVVKMDLRTQVMDVPSQEVITKDNSPTNVDAIVYIRVIDPEKAYFEVANYKMATVALAQTSLRGIIGDMELDEILYNRDVINTRLRDILDRETDQWGVKVERVEIKEVDPVGAVKQAMTEQTAAERARRAAILRADGEKRSAILRAEGTKRSMILEAEGDRQSKVLRAEGERISRILQAQGEAQALRILSVGARPLDRRAITVLSLDALKAMADGQATKIIFPFEVSALMKQAARFMGATEEEVAGGEPEPAGVPGADILGTIPTAEEVKEILREMDTSVKTEISVEELRDISRTKRKTGSELVEEIERDSSAGD; this is encoded by the coding sequence ATGGCAGTCGTCGAGACACTCGTGACTTTTTTCCTCATCATCGCGGTCGTGATCATATTTGCCCGCGGTGTCGTCATCATCCAGCCCTACGAGCAGGGGCTCTCGATCAGGCTCGGGAGGTACACAGGCCGGATGAATCCCGGGTTCCGGTGGGTCTTCCCCCTGATCACGAACGTCGTGAAGATGGACCTGCGCACGCAGGTGATGGACGTCCCCTCGCAGGAGGTCATCACGAAGGACAACTCGCCGACGAACGTGGACGCGATCGTCTACATCAGGGTGATAGACCCCGAGAAGGCCTACTTCGAGGTGGCGAACTACAAGATGGCGACCGTCGCGCTCGCGCAGACGAGCCTCCGCGGGATCATCGGGGACATGGAGCTCGACGAGATCCTCTACAACAGGGATGTCATCAACACCCGGCTCCGCGACATCCTCGACCGCGAGACAGACCAGTGGGGCGTCAAGGTGGAGAGGGTCGAGATAAAGGAGGTGGACCCGGTCGGCGCGGTCAAGCAGGCGATGACGGAGCAGACTGCCGCGGAGAGGGCGCGGCGCGCGGCGATCCTCCGTGCCGACGGGGAGAAGAGGTCTGCAATCCTCCGGGCGGAGGGGACGAAGAGGAGCATGATCCTCGAGGCGGAAGGCGACCGCCAGAGCAAGGTCCTCCGGGCGGAGGGGGAGCGGATCTCGCGGATACTCCAGGCGCAGGGGGAGGCCCAGGCGCTGCGCATCCTCTCGGTCGGTGCGCGGCCCCTCGACAGGAGGGCGATCACCGTGCTCTCGCTCGACGCCCTGAAGGCGATGGCGGACGGGCAGGCGACGAAGATTATATTCCCGTTCGAGGTCTCGGCCCTCATGAAGCAGGCGGCCCGGTTCATGGGCGCAACTGAGGAGGAGGTGGCGGGCGGCGAGCCGGAGCCCGCGGGCGTGCCCGGGGCCGACATCCTCGGGACGATCCCGACGGCAGAAGAGGTGAAGGAGATCCTCCGGGAGATGGACACCTCGGTGAAGACAGAGATCTCCGTCGAGGAGCTGAGGGATATCAGCAGGACGAAGAGGAAGACAGGGTCAGAGCTCGTGGAGGAGATAGAGAGGGACTCTTCGGCGGGCGACTGA
- a CDS encoding DHH family phosphoesterase: MREANIKVYRMSPGCDVGDVEVGKTYIGRVQGFASFGTFVQLNERVKGLVHKSNVRTHHKERDSILVKVINIRSNGNIDLEEVTLPVYTVEMVEKKSTAVRLAELGGKVGKIVRIEGEIAQIKQTSGPTIFTIVDESGTENAAAFVEAGVRAYPEAECGDMVRIVGEVMMRQNQLQIEVESLTILAGADAEAVRERIERALDIRSEPPDIPLLIDSPVLERLKPEMRKIAKIIRKAVFKSQPIVLRHHADADGICAGVAIEQAVIALMRESGADFDADYFLFKRAPSKAPFYEIEDIIRDLDFATKDNARYGQKMPLVILMDNGSTEEDLPSMKLAQVYEIPMVVIDHHHPDAVVDQYLVGHVNPYHVGGDFGITAGMLGTEIARLVNPQVEQLIKHLPAVAGVGDRSEAPERAKYLALVKDTYTEEMCRDIALALDYQQFWLRFNDGREIIKDVLNLSGDPERHRKLVSHLVENANLAIQEQMNACLPHVRHRTLENGAELFLLDVEIHAHKFTFPPPGKTSGEVHDRLCQQHAGSPVVTIGFGPDFAVLRSRGVMMNIPQMVRELREELPGAGISGGGHLVVGSIKFVEGMREEVLEGLIAKISRVKTGMPG, translated from the coding sequence ATGAGGGAAGCGAATATCAAGGTATACCGCATGAGCCCCGGGTGCGACGTCGGGGACGTGGAAGTGGGCAAGACGTACATCGGGCGGGTCCAGGGCTTTGCGAGTTTTGGGACGTTCGTCCAGCTGAACGAGAGGGTCAAGGGACTCGTGCACAAGAGCAACGTGCGCACCCACCACAAGGAGCGGGACAGCATCCTCGTGAAGGTCATCAATATCCGGAGCAACGGGAACATCGACCTCGAGGAGGTCACCCTCCCGGTCTACACCGTGGAGATGGTCGAGAAGAAGTCGACCGCCGTCAGGCTCGCGGAGCTCGGCGGGAAGGTGGGCAAGATCGTCCGGATCGAGGGGGAGATAGCCCAGATCAAGCAGACGAGCGGCCCGACGATCTTCACCATCGTCGACGAGTCAGGGACGGAGAACGCGGCGGCATTCGTGGAGGCGGGCGTCCGGGCTTACCCGGAGGCAGAGTGCGGGGACATGGTCCGGATCGTGGGCGAGGTGATGATGCGCCAGAACCAGCTCCAGATCGAGGTCGAGAGCCTCACGATCCTCGCCGGCGCGGACGCGGAGGCCGTCCGGGAGAGGATCGAGAGGGCGCTTGACATCCGCTCGGAACCCCCCGACATCCCCCTCCTGATCGACTCGCCCGTCCTCGAGAGGCTCAAGCCCGAGATGCGGAAGATCGCGAAGATCATCCGGAAGGCGGTCTTCAAGTCCCAGCCCATCGTCCTGCGCCACCACGCCGACGCGGACGGGATCTGCGCGGGGGTCGCGATCGAGCAAGCGGTCATCGCGCTCATGAGGGAGTCGGGCGCGGACTTCGACGCGGACTACTTCCTCTTCAAGAGGGCCCCCTCGAAGGCGCCGTTCTACGAGATCGAGGACATCATCAGGGACCTTGACTTCGCGACGAAGGACAACGCGAGGTATGGCCAGAAGATGCCGCTCGTCATCCTGATGGACAACGGGTCGACGGAAGAGGACCTCCCCTCGATGAAGCTTGCGCAGGTGTACGAGATCCCCATGGTGGTCATCGACCACCACCACCCCGACGCGGTCGTCGACCAGTACCTCGTGGGGCACGTGAATCCCTACCACGTGGGCGGGGACTTCGGCATCACCGCGGGGATGCTCGGGACGGAGATCGCGCGCCTCGTCAACCCGCAGGTCGAACAGCTCATCAAGCACCTCCCCGCCGTCGCGGGCGTCGGGGACAGGAGCGAGGCGCCGGAACGCGCGAAGTACCTCGCCCTCGTGAAGGACACTTACACCGAGGAGATGTGCCGGGACATCGCCCTCGCCCTCGACTACCAGCAGTTCTGGCTCCGCTTCAACGACGGGCGCGAGATCATCAAGGACGTCCTCAACCTCTCGGGCGATCCCGAGAGGCACAGGAAGCTCGTGTCGCACCTCGTGGAGAACGCGAACCTCGCGATACAGGAGCAGATGAACGCCTGCCTCCCGCACGTGCGCCACAGGACGCTCGAAAACGGCGCGGAGCTCTTCCTCCTCGACGTGGAGATCCACGCCCACAAGTTCACCTTCCCGCCGCCGGGAAAGACCTCCGGCGAGGTCCACGACCGGCTCTGCCAGCAGCACGCCGGGTCCCCCGTCGTCACGATCGGGTTCGGCCCGGACTTCGCGGTGCTCCGCTCGCGCGGCGTGATGATGAACATCCCCCAGATGGTCCGCGAGCTCCGCGAGGAGCTCCCGGGGGCAGGGATCTCCGGGGGAGGGCACCTCGTCGTCGGGAGCATCAAATTCGTGGAAGGGATGAGGGAGGAAGTCCTCGAGGGGCTCATCGCGAAGATCTCCCGCGTGAAGACGGGCATGCCGGGCTAG
- the rnz gene encoding ribonuclease Z yields the protein MSGETLHVYFLGTAAALPTPFRNPSCIMVKRGHDTLLFDCGEGTQQQMMRARTGFLVDGIFVTHWHADHFLGVFGLAQTLSFMGRTEPLTIYGPEWVAEVASAVKSLARFNIKFPVVPVELRHGSVVRFEGYTVRAFETAHGMAGLGYVLSEDPRPGRFNRERAIALGIPPGPLFGRLQRGETVRIVRDGVSTEVRPEEVMGPPRPGRKIVYTGDTRPVHQRIADIASDADLLIHDATYDDSERDRAEEVLHSTAGEAGEAAAFLRARTLALVHISSRYTTVAGHLRDAQARFAGRVIIPSDLEMIEIHYRDSV from the coding sequence ATGAGCGGCGAGACACTGCACGTCTACTTCCTCGGGACGGCCGCGGCCCTCCCCACGCCGTTCCGCAACCCTTCCTGCATCATGGTGAAGAGGGGGCACGACACGCTCCTCTTTGACTGCGGCGAGGGGACCCAGCAGCAGATGATGAGGGCCCGGACGGGGTTCCTCGTCGACGGGATATTCGTCACGCACTGGCACGCGGACCACTTCCTCGGGGTCTTCGGGCTCGCCCAGACCCTCTCCTTCATGGGGAGGACCGAGCCCCTCACGATCTACGGGCCCGAGTGGGTGGCCGAGGTCGCGTCCGCGGTAAAGAGCCTCGCGCGGTTCAACATCAAGTTCCCCGTCGTCCCCGTCGAACTCCGGCACGGGTCCGTCGTCCGGTTCGAGGGGTACACGGTCAGGGCGTTCGAGACCGCGCACGGGATGGCGGGCCTCGGGTACGTCCTCTCCGAGGACCCGCGGCCCGGCAGGTTCAACAGGGAGAGGGCGATCGCGCTCGGTATCCCGCCGGGGCCGCTCTTCGGGAGGCTGCAGCGGGGGGAGACGGTCCGCATCGTGAGGGACGGGGTATCGACCGAGGTGCGGCCGGAAGAGGTGATGGGGCCGCCCCGGCCGGGGCGGAAGATCGTGTACACGGGCGACACGCGGCCGGTGCACCAGAGGATCGCCGACATCGCGTCGGACGCGGACCTCCTCATCCACGACGCGACGTACGACGACTCCGAGCGGGACCGCGCCGAGGAGGTCCTCCACTCGACCGCGGGGGAGGCGGGGGAGGCAGCGGCGTTCCTCCGCGCGAGGACTCTTGCCCTCGTCCACATCAGCTCGCGGTACACGACGGTTGCCGGCCACCTCCGCGATGCCCAGGCCCGGTTCGCGGGGAGGGTGATCATCCCCTCCGACCTCGAGATGATCGAGATACACTACCGGGACAGCGTCTGA
- a CDS encoding sugar phosphate isomerase/epimerase family protein — protein MSRRVYFSSSSKVWDDISWIFGIEEAGFDGWEIVADGSYRLDVPSNVRRIDEAISSTHLGVTVHAPYADLNLATLNHPIWRESIRQVTCCIAQAAEWTDRVTVHPGYVSPVGKIMPDRVWAQQKEALREIGQVARDHGVVACLENMIGAREFLCRDPGELLGMVDGIEGAGITIDIGHAHTVGLVREFLPLVPRASHMHVHDNSGQSDEHLPVGEGTVDWELVGKTVAREYSGIVVVEGRGVAEGKRSLSAVREWRG, from the coding sequence ATGAGCCGCAGGGTCTACTTCTCCTCGTCCTCGAAGGTCTGGGACGACATCTCGTGGATCTTCGGGATCGAGGAGGCGGGCTTCGACGGGTGGGAGATCGTCGCGGACGGGAGCTACAGGCTGGACGTCCCGAGCAACGTGCGCCGCATCGACGAGGCGATCTCCTCGACGCACCTAGGTGTCACGGTCCACGCCCCGTACGCCGACCTCAACCTCGCGACGCTCAACCACCCGATCTGGAGGGAATCCATCCGGCAGGTGACGTGCTGCATCGCGCAGGCCGCGGAGTGGACGGACCGCGTCACTGTGCACCCCGGCTACGTCTCCCCGGTCGGCAAGATCATGCCGGACCGCGTGTGGGCGCAGCAGAAGGAGGCACTCCGCGAGATCGGGCAGGTCGCCCGGGACCACGGCGTGGTCGCGTGCCTCGAGAACATGATCGGCGCGCGGGAGTTCCTCTGCCGTGACCCGGGCGAACTCCTCGGGATGGTCGACGGGATCGAGGGGGCCGGGATCACGATCGACATAGGGCATGCCCACACGGTGGGGCTCGTCCGGGAGTTCCTCCCCCTCGTCCCCCGGGCATCCCACATGCACGTCCACGACAACTCCGGGCAGTCCGACGAGCACCTCCCGGTCGGCGAGGGGACGGTCGACTGGGAACTCGTGGGAAAGACGGTCGCCCGGGAGTACTCGGGCATCGTCGTCGTCGAGGGGCGCGGGGTCGCGGAGGGGAAGAGGAGCCTCTCGGCCGTGCGGGAGTGGCGCGGATGA
- a CDS encoding AAA family ATPase yields the protein MKVIGVVGYPASGKGEFSRVAGEMGIPVVVMGDVIREEARRAGLPPTDGNLGAVAQQLRMKEGMDAIARRCVPRIRQAASPVVLVDGIRGDAEVRLFREAFPGFVLVAITAPFPERARRLSARGREDDHENPLALEERDRREAAWGLDRAIRDADHVIENDGTLEEFARDARDLLRAIAEDP from the coding sequence ATGAAGGTGATAGGGGTCGTTGGGTATCCTGCGAGCGGCAAGGGTGAATTCTCCCGCGTCGCGGGGGAGATGGGGATACCCGTCGTGGTCATGGGCGACGTCATCCGCGAGGAGGCGCGGAGGGCAGGACTCCCCCCGACCGACGGGAACCTCGGGGCCGTCGCCCAGCAGCTCCGCATGAAGGAGGGGATGGACGCGATCGCGAGGAGGTGCGTCCCGAGGATACGGCAGGCCGCATCACCTGTCGTCCTCGTCGACGGGATTCGGGGCGACGCCGAGGTGCGGCTCTTCCGCGAGGCGTTCCCCGGCTTCGTCCTCGTGGCGATCACGGCGCCGTTCCCCGAGCGGGCACGGCGGCTCTCGGCGAGGGGGAGGGAGGACGACCACGAAAACCCCCTCGCGCTCGAGGAGCGCGACCGCCGCGAGGCAGCGTGGGGCCTTGACCGCGCCATCCGCGACGCAGACCACGTCATCGAGAATGACGGCACCCTCGAGGAGTTCGCGCGCGATGCACGGGACCTCCTGCGGGCGATCGCGGAGGATCCATGA
- a CDS encoding anaerobic ribonucleoside-triphosphate reductase activating protein, which produces MQVNFGGFVDTSTIDWPGKAVCTVFLRGCPLRCSYCHNAAIQAGSDMRDLDWVVGKIACARPLVSGVVFSGGEPTMQREALVALARAARGMGLLVGIQTNGYFPGTIEELLGEGLVDRVALDYKTRWEGYSKRWEGYGEVCKEDYTRQVRRSIALCWEAHVEGRLPSFEIVLTVFWGNEREVLEIEKELPRATIVLQQGVHKRFWKDWALAPVVRGKPFISHEEAKGPRPPLSFRDLSALAARMVRVGRTIKIRTRETGEVVYEGDRGRWVSCERQG; this is translated from the coding sequence GTGCAGGTGAATTTCGGCGGGTTCGTCGACACGAGTACTATAGACTGGCCGGGGAAGGCGGTGTGCACCGTGTTCCTCCGCGGCTGCCCGCTCCGGTGCTCGTACTGCCACAATGCCGCCATCCAGGCGGGGAGCGACATGCGCGACCTCGACTGGGTCGTGGGGAAGATCGCCTGCGCCCGACCCCTCGTGTCCGGCGTGGTCTTCTCGGGGGGAGAACCGACGATGCAGCGGGAGGCCCTCGTCGCACTCGCCCGCGCCGCGCGGGGGATGGGACTCCTCGTCGGCATCCAGACGAACGGCTACTTTCCCGGGACGATAGAGGAACTCCTCGGTGAAGGGCTCGTCGACCGCGTCGCGCTCGACTACAAGACGCGGTGGGAAGGGTACTCGAAGAGGTGGGAAGGCTACGGCGAGGTCTGCAAGGAGGACTACACGCGGCAGGTGCGGAGGTCGATCGCGCTCTGCTGGGAGGCGCACGTCGAAGGGAGGCTCCCTTCGTTCGAGATCGTCCTCACCGTCTTCTGGGGCAACGAGAGGGAGGTCCTCGAGATAGAAAAGGAACTCCCGCGGGCGACGATCGTCCTCCAGCAGGGGGTGCACAAGAGGTTCTGGAAGGACTGGGCACTCGCCCCCGTCGTCCGTGGCAAGCCGTTCATCTCCCACGAGGAGGCGAAGGGTCCGCGCCCGCCGCTCTCGTTTCGGGACCTCTCGGCACTCGCCGCGAGGATGGTCAGGGTCGGCAGGACGATCAAGATCCGGACGAGGGAGACGGGGGAGGTCGTCTATGAAGGTGATAGGGGTCGTTGGGTATCCTGCGAGCGGCAAGGGTGA
- the thiC gene encoding phosphomethylpyrimidine synthase ThiC, with amino-acid sequence MSLIDDARAGRITEEMRIVARQEGVTEDFVRRGIAGGHIVIPVSPYRDVKICGIGEGLRTKVNASIGTSTDIVDVEMEVEKARQAERAGADTLMELSTGGDFVEIRRRVIEATSLSVGSVPLYQAFIEAARKYGAVVHMREDDLFRITAEQARMGTNFMAIHTGINWETVKRLRNQGRHGGLVSRGGAFMTAWMLHNQKENPLYAEFDYLLEIMKEHEVTLSMGNGMRAGAVHDATDRAQIQELIINSELADKAHAEGVQVIIEGPGHIPIDEIQANVVLQKRLSNRKPFYMLGPLVTDIAPGYDDRVAAIGAALSSAYGADFICYVTPSEHLALPTPEEVYEGVISARIAAHVGDMIKLKKRDADLEMGHARRDLDWERQFQIALNPERARRIREERMPADADACTMCGDYCALKIVNRHFSF; translated from the coding sequence ATGAGTCTCATCGACGACGCGAGGGCCGGCAGGATCACGGAAGAGATGCGGATCGTGGCGAGGCAGGAAGGCGTGACAGAGGACTTCGTCCGCAGGGGCATCGCCGGCGGGCATATCGTGATTCCCGTATCCCCCTACAGGGACGTGAAGATCTGCGGGATAGGCGAAGGGCTGAGGACGAAGGTGAACGCGTCGATCGGGACGTCCACCGACATCGTCGACGTCGAGATGGAGGTCGAGAAGGCCCGCCAGGCAGAGCGCGCGGGGGCCGACACACTCATGGAGCTCTCGACCGGGGGCGACTTCGTCGAGATCCGCAGGCGGGTGATCGAGGCGACGAGCCTTTCGGTCGGGAGCGTCCCGCTCTACCAGGCCTTCATCGAGGCAGCCCGGAAGTACGGCGCCGTCGTGCACATGAGGGAGGACGACCTCTTCCGGATCACCGCCGAGCAGGCGAGGATGGGCACGAACTTCATGGCCATCCACACCGGCATAAACTGGGAGACCGTGAAACGCCTCCGCAACCAGGGCCGGCACGGCGGGCTCGTCTCGAGGGGAGGGGCGTTCATGACGGCGTGGATGCTCCACAACCAGAAGGAAAACCCCCTCTACGCCGAGTTCGACTACCTCCTCGAGATCATGAAGGAGCACGAGGTCACCCTCTCCATGGGCAACGGGATGCGGGCCGGCGCCGTCCACGACGCGACCGACCGCGCCCAGATCCAGGAGCTCATCATCAACTCCGAGCTCGCGGACAAGGCCCACGCCGAGGGCGTCCAGGTGATCATCGAGGGCCCGGGCCACATCCCCATCGACGAGATACAGGCAAACGTCGTGCTCCAGAAGAGGCTGAGCAACCGGAAACCCTTCTACATGCTCGGTCCCCTCGTGACGGACATCGCGCCGGGCTACGACGACAGGGTCGCGGCGATCGGGGCCGCGCTCTCCTCCGCGTACGGCGCCGACTTCATCTGCTACGTGACCCCATCGGAGCACCTCGCGCTCCCCACCCCCGAGGAGGTCTACGAGGGGGTGATCAGCGCGCGCATCGCGGCGCACGTGGGCGACATGATCAAGCTCAAGAAGAGGGACGCGGACCTCGAGATGGGCCACGCCCGCCGTGACCTCGACTGGGAGAGGCAGTTCCAGATCGCGCTCAATCCCGAGAGGGCGCGGCGGATCCGCGAGGAGCGCATGCCCGCCGACGCGGATGCCTGCACGATGTGCGGGGACTACTGCGCACTCAAGATCGTGAACCGGCACTTCAGCTTCTGA